The Algoriphagus sanaruensis genome window below encodes:
- a CDS encoding Spx/MgsR family RNA polymerase-binding regulatory protein, whose product MKLSVYGIKNCDTMKKTFTFLEEKGVDYEFIDYKKQKPTAALLTSFLEKIPLSTLVNKQGTTYKKMDEAQKAALENVETALPILIENSSMIKRPVILYPDGSITLGFVPDQIGQKI is encoded by the coding sequence ATGAAGCTTAGTGTTTATGGCATAAAAAATTGTGATACGATGAAAAAGACTTTCACTTTTCTTGAGGAAAAGGGAGTGGATTATGAGTTTATCGATTACAAAAAACAAAAACCAACAGCAGCATTGCTGACCTCATTTTTGGAGAAAATTCCATTGTCTACCTTGGTAAACAAGCAGGGTACAACCTACAAAAAAATGGATGAGGCTCAAAAAGCGGCATTGGAAAATGTTGAAACCGCTCTTCCCATTTTGATTGAAAACTCAAGTATGATCAAACGCCCAGTGATCCTGTATCCAGATGGAAGCATCACCTTGGGATTTGTTCCAGATCAGATAGGGCAAAAGATTTAA
- a CDS encoding DUF1501 domain-containing protein, whose translation MNAEKLLNELVNQKLQTQTRRHFLLDCVSKMGGLALAPLLFGCELGKNGTLKTGLQLSDRDLNPLSPLPPPFLGKAKSIIYLHMAGAPSQLELFDFKPELAKYHDQDCPESLLEGRKFAFIRGVPKMLGPQAKFSQHGESGAWISDYLPHFSKVADEVAFLKAMHTDQFNHGPAQLFMQTGSPRLGRPSLGSWVTYGLGTENQNLPGFVVLTSGGKTPDAGKSVWGSGFLPSVYQGVQCRSKGDPVLYLEDPSGMSRDLKKQVITAINQSNQEDFENFGDPEILARINQYEMAYRMQIEVPEVMNINDEPEHIHQLYGTQPGEESFANNCLLARKLVEKGVRVVQLYDWGWDTHGTDHDGSIDMGLRNKCRTIDRPMTALLLDLKQRGLLEETLVVWGGEFGRTPMQENREGKKMGFLGRDHHVDAFTMWMAGGGVKKGASYGITDDFGFAGIDERTSVHDLHATILHLMGFDHEKFTYEFQGRPFRLTDVHGELIRSVIA comes from the coding sequence ATGAATGCGGAAAAGCTACTGAACGAATTGGTCAACCAAAAATTGCAAACGCAGACGAGAAGGCATTTTCTCCTCGACTGCGTGAGCAAAATGGGCGGGCTTGCCTTAGCTCCTTTACTTTTTGGCTGTGAGTTGGGGAAAAATGGAACCCTGAAAACTGGCCTTCAGCTCAGCGATCGGGATTTGAATCCCTTGTCTCCCCTTCCTCCGCCGTTTTTGGGAAAAGCAAAATCCATCATATACCTCCACATGGCGGGGGCGCCTTCTCAGTTGGAGTTGTTTGATTTCAAGCCCGAACTGGCCAAATACCACGATCAGGACTGTCCGGAGAGCTTGTTGGAAGGTCGGAAGTTTGCCTTTATCAGAGGAGTGCCCAAAATGCTCGGTCCTCAGGCCAAGTTTTCTCAACACGGGGAAAGCGGAGCTTGGATTTCAGATTACTTACCTCATTTTTCCAAAGTAGCCGATGAAGTAGCTTTTCTAAAGGCGATGCATACAGATCAGTTTAATCACGGACCGGCGCAATTATTCATGCAGACAGGTTCACCGAGGTTAGGAAGACCAAGTTTAGGTAGTTGGGTGACCTATGGTTTGGGCACCGAAAACCAGAATCTTCCGGGATTTGTCGTCTTGACTTCCGGTGGAAAAACGCCCGACGCAGGCAAAAGCGTCTGGGGCTCGGGATTTCTCCCCTCGGTCTATCAAGGCGTCCAATGCCGATCCAAAGGCGACCCTGTATTGTATCTCGAGGATCCAAGCGGCATGTCCCGTGATCTCAAAAAGCAAGTCATCACTGCTATCAATCAGTCCAATCAGGAAGATTTTGAAAACTTCGGCGATCCTGAGATCCTCGCCAGAATTAATCAATACGAGATGGCCTATCGGATGCAAATCGAAGTGCCCGAGGTGATGAACATCAACGACGAACCCGAGCATATCCATCAGCTCTACGGCACCCAGCCCGGAGAGGAATCCTTCGCTAACAATTGCCTTTTGGCAAGAAAACTGGTGGAAAAGGGCGTACGTGTGGTCCAACTCTACGATTGGGGTTGGGATACTCACGGCACCGATCATGATGGCTCAATCGATATGGGCTTGCGTAACAAGTGCCGCACTATTGACAGGCCGATGACCGCCTTGCTGCTGGACCTGAAGCAGCGGGGACTTTTGGAAGAAACCTTGGTTGTCTGGGGTGGAGAATTTGGACGCACACCGATGCAGGAAAACCGGGAGGGCAAAAAGATGGGTTTCCTCGGACGGGATCACCACGTGGATGCCTTCACGATGTGGATGGCCGGAGGCGGAGTCAAAAAAGGCGCGAGCTACGGCATTACAGATGACTTCGGCTTTGCCGGGATAGACGAGCGCACCTCCGTGCATGACCTGCATGCTACCATTTTACACTTGATGGGTTTTGACCACGAGAAGTTTACTTATGAGTTTCAAGGCAGGCCGTTCCGACTGACCGATGTTCATGGCGAATTAATCCGATCCGTAATCGCCTGA
- a CDS encoding DUF1553 domain-containing protein, with protein MKSGFFNSYSLSSLPSYFEIGYFSSDSFRTMLTNRLALILSLLIGITLIGFFFLGAEKEVDFSTEIKPILNKHCISCHGGVKKSGGFSLLFEEEAFAPTESGHPAIVPGSSSSSELIKRLTHSDPELRMPYQRAQLSKEEIELLKEWIDQGAKWGKHWAYEPVQEPKLPANPTAASFGGTENISLAPIDFFVQEKLPSLGLSPSSPENPMRLLRRVALDITGLPPSESLIRDFSSGKISYEQAVDQLLSSEAYGEKWATWWLDLARYADTKGYERDVSRTFWPYRDWVIRSFNADKPFDEFTVEQLAGDLLPNPSQDQLTATAFHRNTMNNDEGGTEDEEFRVAAVLDRVSTTFEVWQSTTMACVQCHSHPYDPIRHEEFFESLAFFNNTRDEDTHDEEPRLRFYEAEDQAKVNQIVAWAEENEGKTATRQRADFLKFHEPKYAAHLATDFQQSELIDTKWLGLWPGGSAVYKNIDTQGSDQLLLDYWSGVDGTKMTIRKDGPEGEILASFVINKTQGEVVKEIPFKPVQGKVNLYIEAQNPSAKPQQNTSSIVWFAFVPSLKGKEKPGFSTVKKSWEELLHFRGTRLPILIENPDYMARPTFVFERGNWMVRGEKVSPKVPKELGTWNSKWPSNRLGFAYWLTAPENPLTSRTLVNRVWDQLFGRGLVSTLEDMGTQSDPPSHPELLDYLAWKTVHDYDWSIKSLIREIVTSATYQQSSVISSEVFQKDPKNQWYARGPRYRLSAEQIRDQALATSGLLSRKMYGKPVMPTQPEGIWQTVYNGESWKESEGEDKYRRSVYTFLKRTSPYPSFISFDAGSREVCLGKRLVTNTPLQALATLNDPVYLDAAKALSQKAWEKSGKKPELAIQTIYQNLLLLPISESKKANLMNLYKSAKSNFDQDQKSLTEFFPGADSGLAALAVATNAMMNLDEFLTKP; from the coding sequence ATGAAAAGCGGCTTTTTTAATTCCTATTCATTATCCTCTCTTCCTTCCTATTTCGAAATTGGCTATTTTTCCTCCGATTCATTTCGGACCATGCTCACCAACCGCCTAGCCCTAATTCTCAGCCTTCTGATCGGGATTACCCTGATCGGGTTCTTCTTTTTAGGGGCTGAAAAAGAAGTGGATTTCAGCACAGAAATCAAACCCATCCTCAACAAGCACTGCATCTCCTGCCATGGAGGCGTGAAAAAAAGCGGAGGGTTTAGCTTGCTCTTCGAGGAAGAAGCCTTCGCCCCTACCGAATCCGGACATCCTGCGATCGTTCCTGGGAGTTCCTCCTCCAGCGAACTCATCAAGCGGCTGACACATTCCGATCCCGAACTCCGAATGCCTTACCAGCGTGCCCAACTCAGTAAGGAGGAAATTGAATTACTGAAAGAATGGATCGATCAAGGGGCCAAGTGGGGGAAACATTGGGCTTACGAACCGGTCCAGGAACCCAAACTTCCCGCGAATCCCACTGCTGCCAGTTTTGGTGGCACTGAAAACATCTCGCTTGCTCCCATTGACTTTTTTGTCCAAGAAAAACTGCCAAGTCTAGGTTTGAGTCCATCCTCACCCGAAAATCCAATGAGACTCCTTCGAAGAGTGGCTTTGGACATTACAGGCTTGCCTCCTTCGGAATCTTTGATTCGGGACTTTTCCTCCGGCAAAATCAGCTACGAGCAAGCCGTGGATCAATTGCTTTCTTCAGAAGCCTATGGGGAAAAATGGGCGACTTGGTGGCTGGACCTTGCCCGCTATGCCGATACCAAAGGCTACGAACGGGACGTTTCCCGTACCTTTTGGCCCTATCGGGACTGGGTGATTCGGTCTTTTAATGCCGACAAACCCTTCGATGAATTTACCGTCGAGCAGCTGGCAGGCGACCTCTTGCCCAATCCTTCCCAAGATCAACTGACCGCGACGGCCTTTCATCGGAACACCATGAACAATGACGAAGGTGGAACCGAGGACGAGGAATTCCGCGTTGCCGCTGTCTTGGACCGGGTGAGCACCACCTTCGAAGTCTGGCAAAGTACAACCATGGCTTGCGTGCAATGCCATAGTCATCCTTACGATCCCATCCGACACGAAGAATTCTTCGAGTCCCTGGCCTTTTTCAATAATACAAGAGACGAAGACACCCACGACGAAGAGCCTCGATTACGATTTTACGAAGCGGAAGATCAGGCCAAAGTGAACCAGATAGTGGCTTGGGCTGAAGAAAATGAAGGAAAAACTGCCACCAGGCAGCGGGCTGACTTTCTGAAATTCCACGAACCCAAATACGCCGCTCACCTTGCCACGGACTTCCAACAATCCGAGTTGATCGACACCAAATGGCTCGGGCTCTGGCCAGGAGGCTCTGCCGTCTATAAAAACATCGACACCCAGGGTTCTGACCAACTCCTGCTCGATTATTGGTCTGGAGTGGATGGTACCAAAATGACCATCCGAAAGGATGGACCCGAAGGAGAAATTCTCGCCAGCTTTGTGATCAACAAAACCCAAGGAGAGGTTGTGAAGGAAATCCCCTTCAAGCCTGTGCAAGGGAAAGTCAACCTCTACATCGAAGCTCAAAATCCAAGTGCAAAACCCCAGCAAAACACCTCCTCCATCGTCTGGTTTGCTTTTGTCCCAAGTCTGAAAGGAAAGGAAAAGCCCGGCTTCTCCACTGTGAAAAAATCCTGGGAGGAGCTGCTTCATTTCCGTGGAACACGCCTTCCCATCCTGATCGAAAATCCGGACTACATGGCCCGACCGACCTTTGTCTTTGAGCGAGGCAACTGGATGGTACGTGGAGAAAAAGTAAGTCCAAAAGTTCCAAAGGAGCTGGGAACTTGGAATTCGAAATGGCCATCCAATCGCTTGGGATTTGCCTATTGGCTCACCGCTCCAGAAAATCCCCTGACCTCCCGTACGCTTGTCAATCGTGTTTGGGATCAGCTTTTCGGCAGAGGATTAGTCTCGACGCTAGAGGATATGGGCACCCAATCCGATCCGCCTTCCCATCCCGAGCTACTGGATTACTTGGCTTGGAAGACGGTCCATGACTACGACTGGAGCATCAAATCACTTATTCGAGAGATAGTCACTTCGGCTACATATCAGCAATCTTCGGTAATTAGCTCGGAGGTTTTCCAGAAAGATCCCAAAAACCAATGGTATGCCCGAGGGCCTCGATACCGGCTTTCTGCCGAGCAAATCCGCGATCAGGCACTTGCCACAAGCGGATTATTGAGCCGAAAAATGTATGGGAAGCCCGTGATGCCTACCCAGCCGGAGGGCATTTGGCAGACGGTGTACAATGGGGAGTCTTGGAAAGAAAGCGAGGGCGAAGATAAGTACCGCCGAAGTGTGTACACCTTCCTGAAGCGCACCAGCCCTTATCCTTCCTTTATCTCCTTTGATGCGGGAAGCCGTGAAGTCTGTCTTGGTAAGCGACTGGTGACCAATACGCCTTTGCAAGCCTTGGCCACCTTGAATGATCCGGTTTACCTCGATGCTGCCAAAGCCTTGAGCCAAAAAGCATGGGAGAAATCGGGAAAAAAACCCGAACTGGCTATCCAAACCATTTACCAAAACCTATTGCTTTTGCCGATCTCAGAAAGCAAAAAAGCCAACCTGATGAACCTTTATAAGTCAGCTAAATCAAACTTTGATCAGGACCAAAAATCCTTGACAGAGTTTTTCCCAGGAGCGGATTCCGGCTTAGCTGCCTTGGCCGTGGCCACCAATGCAATGATGAATTTAGACGAATTTTTAACCAAGCCCTGA
- a CDS encoding NAD-dependent epimerase/dehydratase family protein: MEKILVIGAGGQLGSELTQALANQFGGEQVIATDLRDSARSAFDFCRFQTLDVMNKEALRDLVKEEKVTQIYHLAAVLSATGEKNPLFAWHLNMDSLLYVLELAKEQKLDKIYWPSSIAVFGPNTPKFNTPQFCVKEPNTVYGISKQAGERWCEYYFEKHGVDVRSLRYPGLIGYKSLPGGGTTDYAVDIYHKAIANEKFNCFLREDSYLPMMYMPDAIKATLDLMNAPRESVKIRSSYNLAGMSFSPKEIFESIKKHVPDFQIEFNPDFRQAIADSWPDSIDDSRAREDWGWQPDYDLDGMTTDILKNLPSYFPPKNTLI; this comes from the coding sequence ATCGGAGCTGGAGGACAGCTTGGTTCGGAACTTACGCAGGCATTAGCCAATCAGTTTGGAGGAGAACAAGTCATCGCGACCGACCTCAGAGATTCAGCCCGATCTGCTTTTGATTTTTGCCGATTCCAGACCTTGGATGTGATGAATAAAGAGGCACTTCGGGATTTGGTCAAAGAGGAAAAAGTCACTCAGATTTATCACTTGGCCGCAGTCCTATCAGCTACGGGGGAAAAGAACCCGCTTTTTGCCTGGCATCTCAATATGGATAGCTTGCTTTATGTTCTGGAACTGGCCAAAGAACAGAAACTGGACAAAATTTATTGGCCCTCCTCCATTGCCGTTTTTGGTCCCAATACTCCGAAGTTCAATACCCCTCAATTCTGCGTAAAAGAACCCAACACCGTCTACGGCATCAGCAAGCAGGCAGGAGAACGATGGTGTGAATACTACTTCGAAAAGCATGGGGTGGACGTGCGAAGCCTTCGCTACCCAGGTCTGATTGGATACAAATCCCTACCGGGAGGCGGCACGACTGACTATGCAGTGGATATCTACCACAAGGCCATTGCGAATGAAAAATTCAACTGCTTCCTTCGCGAAGACAGTTACTTGCCGATGATGTACATGCCAGATGCGATCAAAGCCACATTGGATCTGATGAATGCCCCTCGGGAATCGGTAAAAATCCGCTCCAGCTACAACTTAGCAGGAATGAGCTTTTCCCCAAAAGAGATCTTCGAAAGCATCAAAAAGCACGTTCCTGACTTCCAGATTGAATTCAATCCCGACTTCCGTCAGGCCATCGCAGACTCCTGGCCGGATAGCATAGACGATAGCCGTGCTCGGGAAGACTGGGGATGGCAACCGGATTATGACTTGGATGGAATGACGACGGATATTTTGAAAAATTTGCCGAGTTACTTTCCTCCCAAAAACACGCTTATCTAA
- a CDS encoding c-type cytochrome domain-containing protein translates to MLSFIFPLLGRFHPILVHLPIGILVFGVLLIFLSKKQDKTFLAAIQLAFLLGSIGGVLACISGFLQYQFEGFSWDTVQFHLIFGILTTAAGFFFYGKNKRTSDPSTLKWSSTALIGALLFTGHLGGTITHGEGYFTEVMPENLQSLFGGAPSSAAPLTLPEEGWEELAYYDEVVQPILNSNCQSCHNPRNKKGGLDLSTKEALLKGGENGPVIDPHEFLKSSLVSRMELPQDHEDHMPPSEKRQPKKEELQLLRLWLENEASFDLKLGAAKPEKKLLEPFFQREEIAFYPTVTFSPIAEDTLALLRKKGFYVEPIAQGSLILKLSCINFRDFQDQNLGDLASVKGHIVYLDLSGTMITDQILTSLGDFPHVTVLKLNHTQVKGANLESLKSLKNLKSLYLNGISITQTDLEKLDQLPRLERVFAYETGLIGNESLKKFKFKLETGSYELPPIPSDTIVY, encoded by the coding sequence ATGCTGAGTTTCATCTTTCCGCTTTTGGGTCGCTTTCACCCCATTTTGGTCCACCTGCCGATTGGGATTTTGGTTTTTGGTGTCCTGCTTATTTTCCTTTCGAAAAAGCAGGACAAAACCTTCCTTGCTGCCATTCAGCTGGCCTTTTTGTTGGGTTCGATCGGAGGGGTTTTGGCCTGTATTTCAGGATTTCTCCAATACCAATTCGAAGGCTTTTCCTGGGACACGGTTCAGTTTCACCTGATTTTCGGTATTCTGACTACGGCTGCAGGATTTTTCTTTTATGGGAAAAATAAAAGAACAAGCGATCCCAGCACGCTGAAATGGAGCTCAACTGCATTGATCGGAGCACTCTTGTTTACTGGCCACTTGGGAGGAACGATCACCCATGGCGAAGGCTACTTCACCGAAGTGATGCCCGAAAATCTCCAATCCCTTTTTGGAGGAGCACCTTCCTCAGCAGCCCCACTGACCTTGCCTGAGGAGGGTTGGGAGGAACTGGCCTACTATGATGAGGTGGTGCAGCCGATCTTAAATTCCAACTGCCAAAGCTGCCACAATCCCCGAAACAAGAAAGGCGGACTGGACCTCAGCACCAAAGAAGCTCTACTGAAAGGTGGAGAAAACGGGCCTGTAATTGACCCGCATGAATTTCTGAAAAGCAGTCTAGTCAGTCGAATGGAGCTCCCGCAGGACCACGAAGACCACATGCCTCCAAGCGAGAAGCGTCAACCTAAAAAAGAGGAACTTCAGCTGCTTCGCCTTTGGCTGGAAAATGAAGCCTCTTTTGACCTGAAACTAGGAGCTGCCAAACCGGAAAAGAAATTGCTGGAACCCTTTTTCCAGCGTGAAGAAATCGCTTTTTATCCAACTGTAACCTTTTCGCCAATTGCAGAGGACACCTTAGCTCTACTTCGGAAAAAAGGATTCTACGTGGAGCCAATTGCTCAGGGAAGCTTAATCCTGAAGTTGAGCTGCATCAACTTCCGGGATTTTCAAGATCAAAATCTTGGGGATTTGGCATCCGTCAAAGGCCATATTGTCTACCTGGATCTCAGTGGAACGATGATCACGGACCAGATTCTTACATCATTGGGAGATTTCCCACATGTGACGGTGCTCAAGCTTAACCACACCCAAGTCAAAGGAGCAAACCTGGAAAGCTTGAAGTCACTAAAAAATCTGAAATCCCTTTACCTCAATGGAATCTCGATCACCCAAACCGATCTGGAGAAGCTTGACCAACTACCTCGGTTGGAAAGAGTATTTGCCTATGAAACTGGACTTATTGGCAATGAATCATTGAAAAAATTCAAGTTCAAACTGGAGACAGGAAGCTATGAATTGCCTCCTATCCCCAGTGATACGATCGTGTATTAA
- the hemL gene encoding glutamate-1-semialdehyde 2,1-aminomutase, which produces MRISESKRLFAEAKNVIPGGVNSPVRAFRAVGGEPIFIQKSDGAYLYDVDGNSFIELINSWGPMILGHNHPMIREAVVKAVEDGLSYGAPTAKEIEIAELIVEMVPSVEKVRMVNSGTEATMSAIRVARGYTGRDKFIKMEGHYHGHGDSFLISAGSGAITMGNPDSPGVTVGTAKDTLLAPYNDLEAIERLVKANKGEIAALILEPVPGNMGLALPLPGYLEGLREICTREGIVLIFDEVMTGFRLAKGGAQELFGVTPDMTTLGKIIGGGMPVGAYGGKKEIMEFVSPAGPVYQAGTLSGNPIAMSAGLAMLHYLNNHPEVYAELALIGRKITEGISKINHDLNLNYTVNALGSMYSLFFTDQPVVDFESAKKSNTVLFGSYFQAMLKRGIYLAPSQFESLFLSTALSDELIGKILTAHEESMREIHG; this is translated from the coding sequence ATGAGAATTTCAGAAAGTAAGCGGCTTTTTGCAGAAGCCAAGAATGTTATTCCAGGAGGGGTAAACTCTCCCGTGCGCGCGTTTCGAGCTGTCGGTGGAGAGCCGATTTTTATCCAAAAATCAGATGGAGCCTACCTGTATGATGTTGATGGAAATTCATTTATTGAATTAATCAATAGTTGGGGGCCTATGATTCTTGGACACAATCATCCGATGATTCGAGAGGCTGTGGTAAAAGCCGTCGAGGATGGACTTTCTTACGGTGCCCCTACAGCGAAGGAGATCGAAATCGCAGAACTCATTGTGGAGATGGTTCCTTCCGTCGAAAAAGTAAGAATGGTCAACTCCGGTACGGAGGCCACCATGTCAGCAATTCGCGTAGCAAGAGGCTATACCGGGCGTGATAAATTTATCAAAATGGAAGGCCATTACCACGGTCATGGAGATTCCTTTTTGATCTCCGCTGGTTCTGGAGCAATTACAATGGGGAATCCAGATTCACCCGGAGTGACGGTAGGTACCGCAAAGGATACCTTGCTGGCTCCATATAATGATCTCGAGGCGATTGAAAGATTGGTGAAAGCGAATAAAGGCGAAATTGCAGCCTTAATTTTGGAGCCTGTTCCTGGAAATATGGGTTTAGCGCTACCTCTACCCGGTTATTTAGAAGGGCTTCGCGAAATCTGTACCCGAGAGGGAATCGTCTTGATTTTTGATGAAGTGATGACTGGATTCCGATTAGCAAAAGGCGGAGCACAGGAGCTTTTTGGAGTCACTCCAGACATGACAACATTAGGTAAAATCATCGGTGGAGGAATGCCTGTAGGTGCTTACGGGGGTAAAAAAGAAATCATGGAATTTGTTTCCCCAGCAGGACCTGTGTATCAGGCAGGAACCCTTTCAGGAAATCCGATCGCGATGTCTGCGGGCCTTGCCATGCTTCACTATTTGAATAATCATCCTGAAGTCTATGCTGAATTGGCCTTGATCGGTCGAAAAATCACCGAGGGAATCAGCAAAATCAACCACGATTTAAATTTGAATTATACCGTGAATGCGCTGGGAAGTATGTATTCTTTGTTTTTTACAGACCAGCCTGTAGTAGACTTTGAATCAGCTAAAAAATCAAACACAGTTTTATTTGGTAGCTATTTCCAAGCGATGTTGAAAAGAGGGATATACCTTGCTCCAAGTCAATTTGAAAGTTTGTTTTTGAGTACCGCCTTGTCAGATGAATTGATCGGGAAGATTCTAACTGCTCATGAAGAAAGCATGAGGGAAATTCATGGTTAA